A region from the Candidatus Tenderia electrophaga genome encodes:
- a CDS encoding cupin — MSIKIERQVNRNQVESEGVYEWPVWEKEISSFPWTYDASETCYFLEGDVIVTPDGGEPAQMGKGDLVTFPADMSCTWEIRQPVRKHYTFD; from the coding sequence ATGAGCATTAAAATCGAAAGACAGGTTAATCGCAATCAAGTGGAGTCTGAAGGCGTATACGAATGGCCCGTTTGGGAAAAAGAGATCTCTAGCTTTCCGTGGACCTACGACGCCAGCGAAACCTGCTACTTCCTCGAAGGCGATGTGATCGTTACCCCCGACGGCGGCGAGCCGGCGCAGATGGGCAAGGGTGACCTGGTGACCTTTCCGGCCGACATGTCCTGCACCTGGGAAATCCGGCAGCCGGTGCGCAAACATTACACATTCGATTGA
- a CDS encoding serine dehydratase — protein sequence MFISILDVFKLGIGPSSSHTMGPMLAAADFIVRARQRLAQAARLDDVGIRCTLKGSLAFTGKGHGTDRAIALGLHGYTPADVAAEDVDALVESIWNSGLAGSPPTIRFEPDKDIRFDKGPALPEHPNGMIFELVDRSADKVLLKETYFSIGGGFISTRAEIKQLVAPLKMESAADCPYPFDSARAMLQMCDASQLTIAAMKHANELEHISEPALLDGMEAIWRAMRRCVELGLAAEGILPGGLALPRRAKHLYEQLRQDPQAASVNDWLCAYAMAVNEENAAGHMVVTAPTNGAAGVIPAVLYYFVTHEGGRQEQLREFLLTASAIGGIIKHRSSISGAEVGCQGEVGSAAAMAAAGLCAARGGTPRQIENAAEIALEHHLGMTCDPVKGLVQVPCIERNGFGAIKAYTATSLALRGTGQHFMPLDNCIAAMKQTGLEMSEKYKETSLGGLAVSITEC from the coding sequence ATGTTTATCAGCATCCTTGACGTGTTTAAGCTGGGTATCGGGCCCTCCAGTTCCCATACCATGGGGCCGATGCTGGCGGCCGCCGATTTTATCGTGCGTGCGCGCCAGCGGCTGGCGCAGGCAGCGCGGCTGGATGATGTCGGCATTCGCTGCACCCTGAAGGGATCGCTGGCCTTTACCGGCAAAGGCCATGGTACCGATCGCGCCATAGCGCTCGGCCTGCACGGCTATACCCCTGCTGATGTTGCCGCTGAGGATGTGGATGCGTTGGTAGAAAGTATTTGGAATAGCGGTCTGGCAGGCTCGCCGCCGACGATTCGATTCGAGCCGGACAAGGATATCCGCTTCGACAAGGGCCCGGCCCTGCCCGAGCATCCCAACGGCATGATTTTCGAACTGGTCGACCGATCCGCTGACAAGGTCTTGCTCAAAGAAACCTATTTCTCCATTGGCGGCGGGTTTATCAGTACCCGGGCGGAGATCAAGCAACTGGTGGCTCCGCTCAAGATGGAGTCGGCGGCCGATTGCCCTTATCCCTTCGATTCGGCCCGCGCCATGCTGCAAATGTGCGACGCGAGTCAGCTCACCATCGCCGCCATGAAGCATGCGAACGAACTGGAACATATAAGCGAACCGGCCTTACTTGATGGCATGGAGGCCATCTGGCGGGCCATGCGACGTTGTGTCGAACTGGGGTTGGCCGCCGAGGGTATCCTGCCCGGCGGGCTGGCACTGCCGCGCCGCGCCAAACATTTGTATGAGCAGCTGCGGCAAGACCCGCAAGCGGCCAGTGTCAACGACTGGTTGTGTGCCTATGCCATGGCAGTGAATGAGGAAAACGCGGCCGGACACATGGTGGTGACGGCGCCGACCAACGGCGCCGCCGGCGTCATTCCGGCGGTGTTGTACTACTTCGTGACGCATGAAGGCGGCCGTCAGGAACAGCTGCGCGAGTTTCTGCTTACCGCCAGCGCCATCGGCGGCATTATCAAGCATCGCAGCTCCATCTCCGGCGCCGAGGTGGGTTGCCAGGGGGAGGTCGGCTCCGCCGCTGCCATGGCGGCCGCCGGTTTGTGTGCGGCGCGTGGCGGTACGCCGCGGCAAATCGAAAATGCGGCGGAGATCGCCCTTGAGCACCATCTAGGTATGACCTGCGACCCGGTCAAAGGCCTGGTCCAGGTGCCCTGCATCGAGCGCAACGGTTTTGGCGCCATCAAGGCCTATACCGCCACCTCGCTGGCCTTGCGTGGCACGGGCCAGCATTTTATGCCCCTGGACAACTGCATCGCCGCCATGAAGCAGACCGGTCTGGAGATGTCGGAGAAATACAAGGAGACGTCCCTGGGCGGTCTGGCGGTAAGCATTACCGAATGTTAG
- a CDS encoding pterin-4-alpha-carbinolamine dehydratase, which translates to MATKASDNDIQAFLSELSDWRVEDGKLHREYQFKNFVEAFGFMTQAALAAEKADHHPEWFNVYKKVVVDLTTHEADGISAKDFDLARQMEAAAKC; encoded by the coding sequence ATGGCGACAAAGGCATCCGACAATGACATCCAGGCATTCCTGAGCGAGTTGAGCGATTGGCGCGTGGAAGACGGCAAACTGCATCGCGAATACCAGTTCAAGAACTTCGTCGAGGCCTTTGGTTTTATGACGCAGGCGGCGCTGGCGGCGGAGAAGGCCGATCATCATCCTGAGTGGTTTAATGTCTATAAGAAGGTGGTCGTCGATCTCACTACCCACGAGGCCGACGGCATTAGCGCAAAGGATTTCGATCTGGCACGTCAGATGGAGGCTGCCGCCAAGTGCTGA